A single genomic interval of Lynx canadensis isolate LIC74 chromosome A2, mLynCan4.pri.v2, whole genome shotgun sequence harbors:
- the FAM3D gene encoding protein FAM3D isoform X2, with product MRVSGVLRFLALIFALVTTWIFIRSYISLNAKTIRLPRWLSLVTKEIFVRAKCGLTKPCPKEFFAFKISSGAANVVGPTMCFENQVIMSPVKNNVGRGLNIALVNGTTGMVLTQKCFDMYSGEVKLLVKFLKEIPEGALVLVASYDDPGTRLNDETRKLLSSLGSSYAKQLGFRDSWVFLGAKDLKDKSPFEQFLKNNPNTNKYEGWPELLELEGCVPRKIP from the exons ATGAGAGTGTCAG GTGTGCTTCGCTTCCTGGCCCTCATCTTTGCCCTGGTCACCACATGGATCTTTATTCGCAGCTACATCAGCTTAAACGCGAAAACTATCCGTCTGCCCCGCTGGCTGA GTTTGGTCACCAAGGAGATCT TCGTGAGGGCCAAGTGTGGCCTCACTAAGCCCTGCCCCAAAGAGTTCTTCGCCTTTAAAATCAGCAGCGGGGCTGCTAACGTCGTGGGCCCCACCATGTGCTTCGAAAACCAGGT GATCATGAGTCCTGTGAAAAACAACGTGGGCAGAGGCCTGAACATTGCCCTGGTGAACG GAACCACAGGAATGGTGCTAACACAGAAATGCTTCGACATGTACTCTGGAG AAGTGAAGCTGCTGGTGAAATTCCTTAAAGAAATTCCAGAGGGCGCACTCGTGCTGGTGGCCTCCTATGACGACCCAGGAACCAG ACTGAATGATGAGACCAGGAAGCTCCTCTCCAGCCTGGGCAGTTCTTATGCAAAGCAGCTGGGCTTCAGAGATAGCTGGGTCTTTTTAGGAGCCAAAGACCTCAAGGACAAAAGCCCCTTTGAGCAG ttctTAAAGAACAACCCAAACACAAACAAGTATGAGGGCTGGCCGGAGCTGCTGGAGCTGGAAGGCTGTGTTCCCCGGAAGATACCGTAG
- the FAM3D gene encoding protein FAM3D isoform X3, with the protein MRVSGVLRFLALIFALVTTWIFIRSYISLNAKTIRLPRWLSLVTKEISVVRAKCGLTKPCPKEFFAFKISSGAANVVGPTMCFENQVIMSPVKNNVGRGLNIALVNGTTGMVLTQKCFDMYSGEVKLLVKFLKEIPEGALVLVASYDDPGTRLNDETRKLLSSLGSSYAKQLGFRDSWVFLGAKDLKDKSPFEQGSGSPPEERGLDQRSCPLLSSLWRE; encoded by the exons ATGAGAGTGTCAG GTGTGCTTCGCTTCCTGGCCCTCATCTTTGCCCTGGTCACCACATGGATCTTTATTCGCAGCTACATCAGCTTAAACGCGAAAACTATCCGTCTGCCCCGCTGGCTGA GTTTGGTCACCAAGGAGATCT CAGTCGTGAGGGCCAAGTGTGGCCTCACTAAGCCCTGCCCCAAAGAGTTCTTCGCCTTTAAAATCAGCAGCGGGGCTGCTAACGTCGTGGGCCCCACCATGTGCTTCGAAAACCAGGT GATCATGAGTCCTGTGAAAAACAACGTGGGCAGAGGCCTGAACATTGCCCTGGTGAACG GAACCACAGGAATGGTGCTAACACAGAAATGCTTCGACATGTACTCTGGAG AAGTGAAGCTGCTGGTGAAATTCCTTAAAGAAATTCCAGAGGGCGCACTCGTGCTGGTGGCCTCCTATGACGACCCAGGAACCAG ACTGAATGATGAGACCAGGAAGCTCCTCTCCAGCCTGGGCAGTTCTTATGCAAAGCAGCTGGGCTTCAGAGATAGCTGGGTCTTTTTAGGAGCCAAAGACCTCAAGGACAAAAGCCCCTTTGAGCAG GGCTCAGGCTCCCCACCTGAAGAGAGAGGTTTGGACCAGAGGAGCTGTCCCCTTCTAAGCTCCCTGTGGAGAGAGTAA
- the FAM3D gene encoding protein FAM3D isoform X1, which produces MRVSGVLRFLALIFALVTTWIFIRSYISLNAKTIRLPRWLSLVTKEISVVRAKCGLTKPCPKEFFAFKISSGAANVVGPTMCFENQVIMSPVKNNVGRGLNIALVNGTTGMVLTQKCFDMYSGEVKLLVKFLKEIPEGALVLVASYDDPGTRLNDETRKLLSSLGSSYAKQLGFRDSWVFLGAKDLKDKSPFEQFLKNNPNTNKYEGWPELLELEGCVPRKIP; this is translated from the exons ATGAGAGTGTCAG GTGTGCTTCGCTTCCTGGCCCTCATCTTTGCCCTGGTCACCACATGGATCTTTATTCGCAGCTACATCAGCTTAAACGCGAAAACTATCCGTCTGCCCCGCTGGCTGA GTTTGGTCACCAAGGAGATCT CAGTCGTGAGGGCCAAGTGTGGCCTCACTAAGCCCTGCCCCAAAGAGTTCTTCGCCTTTAAAATCAGCAGCGGGGCTGCTAACGTCGTGGGCCCCACCATGTGCTTCGAAAACCAGGT GATCATGAGTCCTGTGAAAAACAACGTGGGCAGAGGCCTGAACATTGCCCTGGTGAACG GAACCACAGGAATGGTGCTAACACAGAAATGCTTCGACATGTACTCTGGAG AAGTGAAGCTGCTGGTGAAATTCCTTAAAGAAATTCCAGAGGGCGCACTCGTGCTGGTGGCCTCCTATGACGACCCAGGAACCAG ACTGAATGATGAGACCAGGAAGCTCCTCTCCAGCCTGGGCAGTTCTTATGCAAAGCAGCTGGGCTTCAGAGATAGCTGGGTCTTTTTAGGAGCCAAAGACCTCAAGGACAAAAGCCCCTTTGAGCAG ttctTAAAGAACAACCCAAACACAAACAAGTATGAGGGCTGGCCGGAGCTGCTGGAGCTGGAAGGCTGTGTTCCCCGGAAGATACCGTAG